DNA sequence from the Prolixibacter sp. SD074 genome:
GATGTAGTGGATGCCGTTGATGGCCTTTTCAACATCGGTGGCACCGTGTCCGCTGAAAGCCGCGATCACTTTGGTGTAACCCGCCTCTTTGTTTGCTTCTTCCAGAATCTTCCGTACGTCAGCGCCATTGGCACAGCCCTTCGGATCTTCGAGGCTTTGGTGCGAGAAAATGATGGTGGTGAGGTTGGAGCGTTTCAACTCCTTCTTCAGCCAATCGAGCTCTTTGGGACTAACATAGTTCAACCCTTTTTTCACCTGGTCGTAAAAGTTCCCGTGGTTGTAACCGATGTATTCGTTGCGGAAAAAAAGGTAGTTGGTGTCGAGCACAATGAAATGGATGTTGCCTTTTTCGAAAGCGTAATAGTTCGAAGGCATATCGGTAAAGCGAATAAAATCGTTCTTGGTCGCTTCATCCAGGTCGTGCTCGCCAATAACCTGGTAGCTGTCGCCGTCAAAACGGTCCCATATATTGATGAATTCCCTGTACTCGGGCTTTGGCGGACAGAACGCACCCAGTGAAATGATGAAATCGACGTGATTCTTTTCCGCCGCTTTGACGAATTCCTTCAGCCGTGTCGCAGCATCGGGGATCACATCGGCATTTACCTCGGAGCAAACAGCAAATGAAACATTTTCGGGCCGGGGGCCCGAAGTGCAAAATTGCATGGATAGATTAATGGCCAACACCCCGGCCCATATGGCTGATTTTCGGATGAACTCACGTCTTTTGAGTGCCATAACCTGTACTTTTTGTTAAAAAAATATTCGGGAGCGGCGTTTTCAGAAACCGCTCCTTTGTTAGGTAATAGCCGGGGAAGTCAGGTGTTTAAATGTAACAAACTACTGAAGATTTTCCTTCAGGAATAAAATTGCATCCTGTTTCATCCGGTCGGTTACCTTATGGCCAACACCTTCGTAAGTTTTAAATGTTGCATTGGTGCTGTCCGCTTGGTAGAGTTTTTCTGATTCGGCCCAACGTTGTTGCATGTCTTTCCCGAAAAGCGTGAAAATCAAATCCTGGTCTGCCTTATCATATCCATCGTCATACGGTACTGAATCATTGGTATCATCGCTGCCGATAAAGAATAGCATAGAAATTTTTTGGAAAGCCTCCAGGTTGAATGTTTCACCGGTCAGCTCCTTGAAATCGGCCGTACCCACCGGGTAACGCAATACTTTTCCTTCCCATTCGCTTTGCGGTGCAATAGGCCAGCCACCGGGCGAGCCTACTACGGCTGCTTTCACCAGTTCCGGGTGCAGCGCGGTGAACCTGTTGGCAAACATACCGGCAGCCGAGAATCCCATGATGGCAATCTTTGATCCGATTTTAATGTCCCAACGCTTTTTCAGAATGTCTTTAATTTCATTAATGGCTTCGATGGCCTGCAAATCCAGGCGTGACAGAGCCTGGTGCTCGGTGGTCATTACGTCGCGGTCGAGGGCCTGTGTATAGATTCTCCACCGTTCGTATTGCAGCGGACGTGGGAAAATAGACGTTACATAAATCACCGGAAGTTCTTCAGTCAGCTCCGGGGCCATGGAGCGGGCATCCTTAATGGCCTGCCTGGCCTCCCAATCGAAATTGTCAGTTGCTTTTCCGGAGTTGTTCGGGACAAATAGAATAACAGGCATTTTGTGCTTAATGCGTTCCTCCGACGGGGTGTAAACCAAAAATGGCCAATGCCTTACATTTGTTGTATCAGTTTCCAGTTTCGTCAGCTGGCCATAAGGTTTGTCAATGGTCTGCAACGACGGGATGTGCTTCAGCTTGTTCGCCTTTTTATGGCTGCATGCCGAAAAGAGAATCAATATAGCGAATAAGGAATACCAAGTCTTCATAGATACATGTTTTTGCGGTTCATTACTTATTCCTGTTACATTCATTGGTTTGTCCGGCAGGTTTGTTTCGCCTGCAATTTTAGGAAAATTAACCCGGATGTTCAACAAAACGCCAGGACATATTTTTTTGGGAAGAATGTTATTCACCAATGCGAAAACCTCGACTTTTTGCCAGCGAAGCAATTAGTAAATGCTAAAAGCTCCACTTTTCCGTTAGGAAAGCCATTAGTAAATGCTGAAAGCCTCACTTTTTCGTCAGGGAAGGGATTTGCAAATGCTGAAAGCATCCTTTTTCCGTTAGGGAAGGAATTAACAGATGCTAAAAGCTTTACTTTTTGCCGAGGAGCAGTTAGTAAATGCTAATAATTTACCTTTTTGTTGATGGACAATAACGATAGCCGTTGAGGAGCAAGCTGTCATCTTTCATAGAAAAAAGGGGCGTTAGCCCTTCAATCTTCGTAGAAAAAAGGGCTAACGCCCCTTCGATGAAAAACATAGGCCTGATAACCAACAAGGCCGCCCCCAATTGTGCCATGCACGTTTGAGACAGCCTTTGTTCAATTTATGGAGTTGTGCTTTGCTTGTCAGGAAGTAAATAATAGTTTACCTTTTTGTTGATGGAAACAATAACGATAGCCGTTGAGGAGCAAGCTGTCATCTTTCATAGAAAAAAGGGGCGTTAGCCCTTCAATCTTCGTAGAAAAAAGGGCTAACGCCCCTTCGATGAAAAGCATAGTGATAACCAACAAGGCCGCCCCAAATTGTGCCATGCACGTTCGGGACAGCCTTTGTTCAATTTATGGAGTTGTGCTTTACTTGTCAGGAAGTAAATAATAGTTTACCTTTTTGTTGATGGAAACAATAACGATAGCCGTTGAGTGAGCAAGCTGTCATCTTTCATAGAAAAAAGGGGCGTTAGCCCTTCAATCTTCGTAGAAAAATGAGTCGATATAAAACAGAAGGGGCGTAGCCCTGAAATCTCAAAATAATAAGGACATGGCAAACACATACACCCAGCTATATATCCAATATGTATTCTCTGTAAAAGGCAGGGGGAATTTTATAAAGGAAAAATTCAGGGATGAACTGGAAAAAGTGATGTGTGGCATTATTACCAACCATCATTGCAAAACCTATGCAATATATTGTAACCCGGATCATTCCCATGTTTTTGTGGGGATGCACCCCACAATATCTCCATCCAAATTAATGGAACAGGTAAAATCGGGTTCGTCAAATTGGTTAAACAATAGAAAACTTATACCTGGAAAATTTGCCTGGCAAGATGGTTATGGGGCATTTACCTATTCCAGGTCTCATATCGACAGGGTAGTAAAATATGTGTTGAACCAGCCTGAACATCATAAGAAACAATCATTTCAGGAGGAATATGTGTTGTTTTTGAAAAAATTTGATGTGGAATATGACCCGAAATATCTATTTGAATGGTATGAAAAAAGATAGATGCCAGGGCTACGCCCCTAATTTACCACTAAATAAACGATACTACGAAGATTGAAGGGCTACGCCCCTTCGATGAAAAGCATAGTAATAACCAACAAGGCCGCCCCCAATTGTGCCATGCACGTTCGGGACAGCCTTTGTTCAATTTATGGAGTTGTGCTTTATTTGTCAGGAAGTAAATAATAGTTTACCTTTTTGTTGATGGAAACAATAGCGATAGCCGTTGAGTGAGCAAGCTGTCATCTTTCATAGAAAAAAGGGGCGTTAGCCCTTCAATCTTCGTAGAAAAAAGGGCTACGCCCCTTCGATGAAAAGCATAGTAATAACCAACAAGGCCGCCCCCAATTGTGCCATGCACGTTCGGGACAGCCTTTGTTCAATTTATGGAGTTGTGCTTTACTTGTCAGGAAGTAAATAATAGTTTACCTTTTTGTTGATGGAAACAATAGCGATAGCCGTTGAGTGAGCAAGCTGTCATCTTTCATAGAAAAAAGGGGCGTTAGCCCTTCAATCTTCGTAGAAAAAAGGGCTAACGCCCCTTCGATGAAAAACATAGGCCTGATAACCAACAAGGCCGCCCCAAATTGTGCCATGCACGTTCGGGACAGCCTTTGTTCAATTTATGGAGTTGTGCTTTGCTTGTCGAAAAGTAAATAATAGTTTACCTTTTTGTTGATGGAAACAATAGCGATAGCCGTTGAGTGAGCAAGCTGTCATCTTTCATAGAAAAAAGGGGCGTTAGCCCTTCAATCTTCGTAGAAAAATGAGTCGATATAAAACAGAAGGGGCGTAGCCCTGAAATCTCAAAATAATAAGGACATGGCAAACACATACACCCAGCTATATATCCAATATGTATTCTCTGTAAAAGGCAGGGGGAATTTTATAAAGGAAAAATTCAGGGATGAACTGGAAAAAGTGATGTGTGGCATTATTACCAACCATCATTGCAAAACCTATGCAATATATTGTAACCCGGATCATTCCCATGTTTTTGTGGGGATGCACCCCACAATATCTCCATCCAAATTAATGGAACAGGTAAAATCGGGTTCGTCAAATTGGTTAAACAATAGAAAACTTATACCTGGAAAATTTGCCTGGCAAGATGGTTATGGGGCATTTACCTATTCCAGGTCTCATATCGACAGGGTAGTAAAATATGTGTTGAACCAGCCTGAACATCATAAGAAACAATCATTTCAGGAGGAATATGTGTTGTTTTTGAAAAAATTTGATGTGGAATATGACCCGAAATATCTATTTGAATGGTATGAAAAAAGATAGATGCCAGGGCTACGCCCCTAATTTACCACTAAATAAACGATACTACGAAGATTGAAGGGCTACGCCCCTTCGATGAAAAGCATAGGCCTGATAACCAACAAGGCCGCCCCCAATTGTGCCATGCACGTTCGGGACAGCCTTTGTTCAATTTATGGAGTTGTGCTTTATTTGTATTCGTCCCACGATTTAATGACAATATCCTCTTCCGTCATTTTCGTGAAGGCATAGATGAAGGCACTGGCCACCCGCGCATTGGTAATGAGCGGAATATTGAAATCGACGGCGTTTCTCCGGATTTGGTAACCGTTCGACAGCTCGCGTTTGGTGTGATTTTTCGGGATGTTGATCACCATTTCCACTTTCTTCTCGCGAATCAAATCCAGCGTGTTCGGGCTCTGATCTTCTTCGTCGGGCCAGTAAGCCATTTCCGTTTGGATACCGTTGTCGAGGAAGAATTTGTGCGTTCCACCGGTGGCGTAAATGGTAAATCCGCGCTCTTTCAGCATGCGGGCGCTGTTCAGCAATTCCACTTTCCCGCGGGTTGGCCCCGAAGAAATCAGGATGCTCTTCTTCGGAATGCGGTAACCCACCGAAAGCATCGACTTCAGCAGCGCTTCGTAGAAGTTCTCACCGATACAGCCTACCTCGCCCGTCGAGGACATATCCACGCCCAGTACCGGGTCGGCATTTAGCAACCGGTGGAACGAGAACTGCGGCGCTTTCACTCCCACGTAATCCAGTTCGAACAGCGATTTGTCAGGCTTCTCGAATGGCACGTCGAGCATGGACTGGGTCGCAATCTCAATCAGGTTTGTCTTCAGGACCTTCGAAACAAACGGGAAGGAGCGGGAAGCCCTCAGGTTACACTCAATTACTTTGATGTCGTTATCCTTGGCCAGGAATTGCATGTTGAACGGGCCGGTAATTTCCAGCGCTTCGGCAATCTGGCGCGAAATCTTCTTGATGCGGCGGATGGTCTCCACGTACAATTTCTGCGGCGGAAAAACGATGGTTGCATCGCCGGAGTGTACACCGGCAAATTCCACATGTTCCGAAATGGCGTAAGCCACCATTTCACCGTCTTTGGCCACGGCATCCATCTCAATCTCCTTGGCATTTTCGATGAACTCGGAAACCACCACCGGATGCTCTTTCGAAACATGGGCT
Encoded proteins:
- a CDS encoding metallophosphoesterase, coding for MALKRREFIRKSAIWAGVLAINLSMQFCTSGPRPENVSFAVCSEVNADVIPDAATRLKEFVKAAEKNHVDFIISLGAFCPPKPEYREFINIWDRFDGDSYQVIGEHDLDEATKNDFIRFTDMPSNYYAFEKGNIHFIVLDTNYLFFRNEYIGYNHGNFYDQVKKGLNYVSPKELDWLKKELKRSNLTTIIFSHQSLEDPKGCANGADVRKILEEANKEAGYTKVIAAFSGHGATDVEKAINGIHYIRINSMSYRWVGEDYQSSKHYTAAIDHDFPLAKFTLPYKEPLYGIVKITPGKLTLTGKQTSFILPGPANLGVPYVLNGSPVTPEISNRQFTWRKPTK
- a CDS encoding S9 family peptidase; its protein translation is MKTWYSLFAILILFSACSHKKANKLKHIPSLQTIDKPYGQLTKLETDTTNVRHWPFLVYTPSEERIKHKMPVILFVPNNSGKATDNFDWEARQAIKDARSMAPELTEELPVIYVTSIFPRPLQYERWRIYTQALDRDVMTTEHQALSRLDLQAIEAINEIKDILKKRWDIKIGSKIAIMGFSAAGMFANRFTALHPELVKAAVVGSPGGWPIAPQSEWEGKVLRYPVGTADFKELTGETFNLEAFQKISMLFFIGSDDTNDSVPYDDGYDKADQDLIFTLFGKDMQQRWAESEKLYQADSTNATFKTYEGVGHKVTDRMKQDAILFLKENLQ
- the tnpA gene encoding IS200/IS605 family transposase; this translates as MANTYTQLYIQYVFSVKGRGNFIKEKFRDELEKVMCGIITNHHCKTYAIYCNPDHSHVFVGMHPTISPSKLMEQVKSGSSNWLNNRKLIPGKFAWQDGYGAFTYSRSHIDRVVKYVLNQPEHHKKQSFQEEYVLFLKKFDVEYDPKYLFEWYEKR